Proteins from a genomic interval of Vreelandella profundi:
- a CDS encoding tripartite tricarboxylate transporter TctB family protein, translated as MRIHDFILGLLTVLLGCITVWLSKDFPSLPRQDYGAGTFPTLVAILLIAMGLILCLRGWIRRGPLIIWQDAIPIGHVLFCIMAVVVAVTGYILLEPVLGFPIVSLVMLTVLIGIFTKGRWWLAISVATVATLIIWLTFAELLLVPLSLGILEEVIY; from the coding sequence ATGCGTATTCACGATTTTATTCTGGGGCTTTTAACCGTTCTACTAGGCTGTATTACCGTTTGGCTCTCAAAAGACTTTCCCTCTCTTCCGCGCCAGGATTATGGCGCGGGAACCTTCCCCACTCTAGTGGCCATCTTATTAATAGCGATGGGCTTGATACTTTGCCTACGCGGCTGGATTCGCAGAGGGCCGTTAATTATTTGGCAAGACGCTATCCCTATCGGTCATGTGCTGTTCTGTATCATGGCCGTGGTAGTAGCAGTGACAGGCTACATACTCCTAGAACCTGTTCTTGGCTTTCCCATTGTGTCACTGGTCATGCTGACCGTGCTCATCGGCATCTTCACTAAGGGCAGATGGTGGCTAGCGATTAGCGTGGCTACCGTGGCGACGCTCATCATTTGGCTAACCTTTGCTGAGCTACTGCTCGTTCCGCTGTCATTAGGCATCCTAGAAGAGGTGATCTACTAA
- a CDS encoding tripartite tricarboxylate transporter permease produces the protein MLELQQSLAMVFDWQVLLVILGASIFGLFIGAIPGLTATMATALLVPLTFFMDPLPAIGAIVSATAMAIVAGDIPGALLRIPGTPASAAYTDEAYLMGRQGKVGQALGVNLVCSVVGGVIGVAILAFFAPLVAEFAIQFTSDEYFWLALLGLSCAVLVSGTDPVKGAISMLLGLLISMVGMSSVSGQMRFIFGVPELLNGIAILPVLIGLFAIAELLRRLPEIGTMSLSKMPLVKKPFEGVGGLLWKYKGGVARSSLLGTLIGALPGAGADIASWISYALARKLSRTPEKFGTGHPEGLVSASSANNAALSGAYIPALVFGIPGDTITAIIIGVLMMKGITPGPDVFTTDAVLVNAIFIVFILANLLLIPLGLLAIRSARHILSVPHGVLYPLILLFCIVGAYAANNSMLDIWIMLILGLFAYVMVEHDFPIGPMILAVILGPVVEGNFLRSMIKANGDMLMLFDRPIAATLGTLAVLVWVAIIASALMSAARPQPNVANKEST, from the coding sequence ATGCTGGAACTACAGCAATCATTAGCGATGGTCTTTGATTGGCAAGTGCTGCTGGTGATTCTAGGGGCTTCAATTTTCGGGCTATTCATTGGCGCGATCCCTGGACTAACCGCCACCATGGCAACAGCCTTGTTAGTCCCACTCACGTTTTTCATGGACCCTCTTCCCGCCATCGGCGCCATTGTGTCAGCAACGGCGATGGCGATCGTCGCGGGCGATATACCGGGCGCACTGCTACGCATACCCGGAACCCCCGCATCGGCCGCTTATACTGATGAAGCGTATCTCATGGGTCGCCAGGGGAAAGTGGGTCAAGCATTGGGCGTCAACTTGGTTTGCTCTGTCGTGGGCGGCGTCATTGGCGTTGCGATTCTGGCTTTTTTTGCGCCCCTAGTTGCTGAGTTTGCCATCCAGTTCACCAGTGATGAGTATTTTTGGCTGGCCCTGCTGGGTCTTTCCTGCGCGGTGCTCGTATCGGGAACCGATCCTGTGAAAGGGGCAATCTCAATGCTGCTGGGTCTGCTGATTTCGATGGTGGGCATGAGCTCAGTGTCAGGGCAGATGCGGTTTATCTTTGGGGTGCCTGAACTGCTCAACGGCATTGCGATTTTACCGGTATTAATTGGCCTATTCGCGATAGCAGAGCTGCTGCGCCGTCTGCCTGAAATTGGCACGATGTCGCTGTCTAAAATGCCGCTTGTTAAGAAGCCTTTCGAAGGCGTCGGCGGGCTGCTGTGGAAATATAAAGGCGGGGTGGCGCGCAGTAGCTTGCTGGGTACGCTCATCGGCGCACTGCCCGGAGCCGGTGCGGATATCGCATCGTGGATAAGCTATGCCTTGGCACGCAAACTCTCGCGCACACCTGAGAAGTTTGGCACCGGACACCCGGAGGGCTTGGTATCTGCAAGTTCAGCCAATAACGCAGCGCTTTCAGGCGCCTACATACCTGCCCTTGTATTCGGCATCCCCGGTGACACCATCACGGCGATCATTATCGGCGTACTGATGATGAAAGGCATTACCCCAGGGCCGGACGTATTCACCACCGATGCGGTATTAGTTAACGCGATTTTTATTGTCTTTATTCTCGCCAATCTCTTGCTGATCCCGCTTGGTCTACTCGCGATACGAAGCGCTCGGCATATTTTGTCCGTCCCTCACGGCGTGCTGTATCCGCTGATCTTACTATTCTGCATCGTCGGCGCCTATGCGGCCAATAACAGCATGCTCGATATCTGGATTATGCTGATTTTAGGCTTATTTGCGTATGTCATGGTCGAGCACGACTTCCCTATCGGACCAATGATTCTTGCGGTCATTTTAGGGCCGGTGGTCGAAGGCAATTTCCTGCGCTCAATGATCAAAGCCAACGGCGATATGTTGATGCTGTTTGACCGCCCGATTGCGGCCACGCTAGGCACCCTCGCCGTGCTGGTTTGGGTCGCGATTATCGCATCTGCCCTTATGTCAGCCGCCCGCCCCCAGCCCAACGTAGCCAATAAGGAAAGCACATGA
- a CDS encoding SDR family NAD(P)-dependent oxidoreductase produces MKTVVVIGGSSGIGRAIASAFAEQASVHVTGVEASDNGVTDFGALQYQLDVRNDEAVTTFFAQFTRIDVLVNCAGVILRGGKEFTPQGFADVVDINLNGTQRCCQAAFEALKNAGGCIINTASMLSFFGSGFVPAYSASKGGIAQLTRSLAIAWAPEGIRVNALAPGWIATELTSALVQDKERSAELIDRTPMGRWGAPDDLTGPALFLASPGAKFVTGAILPVDGGYAAR; encoded by the coding sequence ATGAAAACAGTGGTTGTGATTGGAGGCAGCAGCGGCATTGGCCGGGCAATCGCCTCCGCCTTTGCAGAACAGGCCAGCGTTCATGTAACGGGCGTTGAGGCGTCAGACAACGGCGTGACTGATTTCGGCGCCCTTCAATATCAGCTAGATGTTCGCAATGACGAAGCCGTGACGACGTTCTTTGCTCAATTCACTCGCATTGATGTGCTGGTTAACTGTGCGGGCGTCATCCTACGCGGTGGTAAGGAATTTACGCCTCAAGGTTTTGCCGATGTCGTGGATATTAATCTAAACGGCACCCAGCGTTGCTGTCAGGCGGCCTTTGAAGCGCTTAAGAACGCAGGTGGCTGCATTATCAATACGGCGTCAATGCTGTCATTTTTTGGCAGCGGATTTGTTCCAGCCTACTCCGCATCTAAAGGGGGCATCGCTCAGCTGACGCGCTCACTGGCGATTGCTTGGGCGCCTGAAGGCATTCGTGTCAATGCGCTAGCGCCCGGCTGGATAGCGACAGAATTAACGTCAGCGCTGGTTCAAGACAAAGAGCGTTCAGCAGAGCTTATAGACCGAACCCCCATGGGTCGCTGGGGAGCGCCCGATGATTTGACAGGGCCCGCCTTGTTTCTGGCATCACCCGGAGCAAAATTTGTGACCGGCGCCATTCTGCCGGTGGACGGTGGCTACGCCGCCCGTTAA
- a CDS encoding SDR family oxidoreductase, whose translation MELGIKGRWAVVCAASKGLGKGCAMALAQEGVNLVINARNSETLAATAQQLKALNPSIEVVTVAGDIGDAQVRAAMLEACPQVDILINNNGGPPPGDFRDWSRSDWLKALEANMITPIELIKATVDGMAERGFGRVVNITSGAVKAPIEVLGLSNGARSGLTGFIAGLSRQPQLVSRNVTINNLLPGPFETERLESALASEANISGHSLKDVTEKRLSGVPAGRFGTAEEFGAFCAFICSQHAGYMTGQNFLLDGGSYPGTF comes from the coding sequence ATGGAACTAGGAATTAAAGGTCGCTGGGCAGTGGTTTGTGCCGCGAGCAAGGGTCTGGGTAAAGGGTGCGCCATGGCACTTGCCCAAGAGGGAGTGAATCTGGTCATTAATGCCCGCAATAGCGAAACCTTGGCGGCCACGGCGCAACAGTTAAAAGCGCTGAATCCGAGTATTGAAGTCGTCACCGTTGCTGGCGACATTGGTGATGCGCAGGTGCGTGCGGCGATGTTAGAGGCCTGCCCCCAGGTCGACATTCTTATCAATAATAATGGCGGGCCACCGCCGGGCGATTTTCGTGATTGGAGCCGGTCTGACTGGCTCAAGGCATTAGAAGCCAACATGATCACACCCATCGAGCTTATCAAAGCCACCGTTGACGGCATGGCGGAGCGCGGCTTTGGGCGCGTGGTGAATATTACCTCCGGTGCCGTAAAAGCCCCGATCGAAGTACTCGGGCTGTCTAATGGCGCTCGCAGTGGGCTGACGGGGTTTATTGCGGGATTATCGCGTCAGCCTCAATTGGTGAGTCGCAACGTCACCATCAATAATCTTTTGCCTGGCCCGTTTGAGACAGAACGCCTTGAAAGCGCCTTAGCATCTGAAGCCAACATTTCTGGCCACAGCCTGAAAGACGTGACTGAAAAGCGCTTAAGCGGTGTGCCTGCCGGTCGGTTTGGCACGGCAGAAGAGTTTGGCGCATTTTGCGCATTTATTTGCAGCCAGCATGCCGGCTACATGACGGGGCAAAACTTTTTGCTGGATGGCGGTAGCTACCCCGGCACTTTTTAA
- a CDS encoding helix-turn-helix domain-containing protein, producing MDKLSLTTLGQHLQTLRMARGWSLSQLANDAGIAKSNLCRLEQGNGNPTLDTIWRLAVQLNVPFGTLVAPITVPLGEDGVQVRLIDQGKGIPQVDAYWMRCAPHTLRHAESHTPGTRESLTLISGCLEAGPDDATIALTPGQTVIFPADQPHLYRTQAVEATLIMTIIYGEKGNTP from the coding sequence ATGGATAAGCTTTCACTCACTACGCTAGGTCAACACCTGCAGACGCTGCGCATGGCGCGGGGCTGGTCGCTTTCGCAACTAGCCAATGATGCAGGCATCGCTAAATCTAATCTGTGCCGCCTTGAGCAGGGTAATGGCAACCCCACGCTGGATACTATCTGGCGGCTGGCGGTACAGCTCAATGTCCCCTTCGGCACGCTGGTAGCCCCGATTACCGTGCCGCTAGGCGAGGATGGTGTTCAGGTGCGCCTGATTGATCAAGGCAAAGGCATCCCGCAAGTGGATGCCTACTGGATGCGCTGTGCGCCTCATACGCTTCGCCACGCCGAATCTCATACGCCTGGCACCCGAGAGTCGCTAACGCTGATTAGCGGCTGCCTGGAAGCGGGGCCAGATGATGCGACGATAGCGCTTACCCCAGGGCAGACGGTGATATTCCCCGCCGACCAGCCACACCTTTATCGCACCCAGGCCGTGGAGGCCACTTTAATAATGACTATCATCTATGGTGAAAAAGGCAATACGCCATGA
- a CDS encoding AzlC family ABC transporter permease: MSQPARHTPIRSTVKGVREAIPLLGGYIPVSLSFGLVATQAGFSTWEAAAISALIYAGASQFLFVGMVAAGSPLWLVVAMTLLINVRHVVYGPNLASWLPPSRHWPWLMHGLTDQVFALALTRLPQLSAPERFSWFMGASLLAWGVWIVGTVVGATAGETLTARWPLLGEVMPFALPALFLTMVAPRFTDKRWALAMGCTILSALLFTLYGWSNVAIPLAAACGALCFYIVKFQTGARTL; the protein is encoded by the coding sequence ATGAGCCAGCCTGCTCGTCACACACCTATTCGCTCAACCGTAAAAGGGGTCCGGGAAGCCATTCCGCTGCTGGGAGGCTATATACCGGTCTCACTCTCCTTTGGCCTGGTGGCGACTCAAGCTGGCTTTAGCACCTGGGAAGCCGCCGCGATTTCAGCGCTTATTTACGCCGGTGCGTCGCAGTTTCTCTTTGTCGGTATGGTGGCGGCGGGTTCACCGCTATGGTTAGTGGTGGCAATGACACTACTCATCAACGTGCGCCATGTCGTTTACGGCCCTAATCTAGCGTCATGGCTGCCACCCAGCCGCCACTGGCCTTGGTTAATGCATGGTTTGACCGATCAAGTCTTTGCCCTCGCCCTGACTCGACTGCCTCAGCTTTCCGCCCCCGAGCGTTTTAGCTGGTTTATGGGGGCCTCTTTGCTGGCGTGGGGAGTATGGATAGTGGGCACGGTAGTAGGCGCCACCGCTGGCGAAACGTTAACCGCGCGCTGGCCGCTGCTTGGCGAGGTTATGCCGTTTGCTCTGCCCGCGCTATTTCTGACCATGGTGGCGCCGCGCTTTACCGATAAGCGCTGGGCATTGGCGATGGGCTGCACCATTCTTTCAGCGCTGCTATTCACGCTTTATGGCTGGAGCAACGTGGCTATTCCGCTGGCCGCTGCCTGCGGCGCGCTGTGCTTCTACATTGTGAAGTTTCAGACGGGAGCGCGCACGCTATGA
- a CDS encoding AzlD domain-containing protein, with amino-acid sequence MSTELWIAVIACAIGTLLMRVIPFLWMQRRLNSDTGINNMPQWLGILGPLMIAAVLGVSIMPVNPSAIAWIATAIGLSVTLAVWTRLRSLGWPVAAGVAVFGLVQMAAYI; translated from the coding sequence ATGAGCACCGAGCTTTGGATAGCCGTTATAGCGTGCGCCATCGGCACGCTGTTAATGCGCGTTATTCCTTTTCTATGGATGCAGCGCCGTCTCAATAGCGATACCGGCATCAATAATATGCCTCAGTGGCTGGGCATTCTCGGCCCACTGATGATTGCCGCCGTACTGGGCGTTTCGATTATGCCGGTTAACCCCAGTGCTATTGCCTGGATCGCAACGGCCATTGGGCTTTCCGTCACGCTGGCTGTATGGACTCGGCTACGTTCATTAGGCTGGCCCGTGGCCGCTGGGGTGGCCGTTTTTGGTCTCGTACAAATGGCGGCTTACATTTGA
- a CDS encoding ABC transporter substrate-binding protein, whose amino-acid sequence MLLAACATLAYSIAGASDEQPAAPARIVTLYQGATDSAVALGITPVGVVDSWLEKPMYRYLRDALTDVEHVGLETQPNLEKIAWLAPDLVVASDFRHARIAPLLSAIATTVAAPKVFDFRATLTMIANATGREAQASELLQRWDARVADFRQQIAAQMGNEWPQKVAVIRFKSDHVRIYTSGFAGSILDDLGFEQPDTLQTQGWGMKLSSTENIPALDADVIFVLLEPDDAAIANNYRHWASHPLWQQLSAVQNQRVFEAEPVSWMMGGGILAANAMLDDLYSHYGLTQPLPRQACRALAATSVEQTTC is encoded by the coding sequence GTGTTACTGGCGGCCTGCGCAACACTGGCATATTCCATTGCCGGGGCTAGCGATGAGCAGCCCGCTGCGCCTGCGCGCATCGTCACGCTGTATCAGGGCGCTACCGATAGTGCGGTCGCCCTGGGTATAACACCCGTCGGCGTGGTCGATTCATGGTTAGAAAAACCCATGTACCGCTACCTGCGTGACGCGCTTACTGACGTAGAGCACGTAGGCTTAGAAACTCAGCCCAATCTAGAAAAAATTGCCTGGCTGGCGCCTGACTTAGTGGTTGCAAGCGATTTTCGCCATGCCCGCATAGCCCCGCTATTGAGCGCTATCGCCACCACGGTGGCTGCGCCGAAGGTATTCGACTTCAGAGCGACGCTTACCATGATCGCCAATGCCACCGGGCGAGAGGCGCAGGCAAGCGAGCTACTGCAACGCTGGGATGCTCGGGTTGCCGATTTTCGCCAGCAGATAGCCGCTCAAATGGGCAATGAATGGCCGCAAAAGGTGGCCGTCATTCGCTTCAAGAGCGACCACGTGCGCATTTATACCAGTGGTTTTGCAGGCTCCATTTTAGATGACCTGGGCTTTGAGCAACCCGATACGCTACAAACTCAGGGCTGGGGTATGAAGCTTTCCAGCACCGAAAACATTCCGGCGCTGGATGCCGACGTCATCTTTGTACTGCTAGAGCCAGACGATGCCGCCATTGCTAATAATTACCGGCACTGGGCTTCTCACCCGTTATGGCAACAATTAAGCGCCGTTCAAAACCAGCGCGTGTTTGAAGCCGAGCCCGTGAGCTGGATGATGGGCGGCGGCATACTGGCGGCAAATGCCATGCTAGACGACCTGTATAGCCATTATGGGTTGACGCAACCGCTGCCCCGCCAAGCCTGTCGCGCTCTTGCCGCCACTAGCGTGGAGCAAACGACATGCTGA
- a CDS encoding FecCD family ABC transporter permease: protein MLNSRTAKSLGLLLAAFTALAAFFASVMLGTTDIPLASLAAAVHHYDPTQIDHIILFNERLPRAVIATLVGASLAIAGALMQTMTRNPLASPGILGINAGAMFFVVVAVSFLPLRTPADYVWAALLGALVAAALVVILSRDRHGELSPLRVVLAGVAVTAMFVSFSQGLLVMDQQSFESVLYWLAGSVSGRDLSLVTPLLPLFGAAMLLSALLVRHANALMLGDDMVTALGMQATTIKLLLGLIVIVLAGSSVALAGMIGFVGLIVPHMARGIFGIDHRWLLPSCALLGACLLLLADVASRFLMPPQEVPVGVMTALIGTPFFIYLARRKMTSQ from the coding sequence ATGCTGAACAGCCGAACTGCAAAAAGCCTGGGCCTTTTGCTGGCAGCCTTCACGGCACTTGCGGCCTTTTTCGCTAGCGTGATGCTCGGCACCACCGACATCCCGCTGGCATCATTAGCGGCCGCAGTTCATCACTATGACCCCACCCAAATCGATCACATCATTTTATTCAACGAGCGCTTACCCCGCGCGGTGATTGCCACTCTGGTCGGCGCCAGCTTAGCCATTGCGGGGGCGCTGATGCAGACCATGACGCGCAATCCGCTGGCATCACCGGGCATTTTAGGCATCAACGCAGGCGCCATGTTTTTTGTGGTGGTCGCGGTTTCCTTCCTACCGCTGCGTACACCCGCTGACTATGTGTGGGCCGCACTGCTAGGCGCGCTTGTCGCCGCAGCGCTCGTGGTCATTCTCAGCCGAGACCGTCACGGCGAGCTTTCGCCCCTTCGCGTTGTGTTAGCGGGCGTAGCCGTCACCGCTATGTTTGTCTCGTTCAGCCAAGGGCTGCTGGTGATGGATCAGCAAAGTTTTGAAAGCGTCCTTTACTGGCTGGCGGGGTCGGTGTCCGGGCGCGACCTTTCCCTGGTCACGCCGCTATTGCCTCTTTTCGGCGCTGCAATGCTGCTAAGCGCGCTGCTAGTGCGCCACGCAAACGCATTAATGCTAGGCGACGACATGGTCACTGCGCTGGGCATGCAGGCGACGACGATCAAGCTGCTGTTAGGACTTATCGTGATTGTATTAGCGGGCAGCTCTGTTGCATTGGCAGGCATGATTGGTTTTGTGGGCCTGATCGTACCCCACATGGCGCGAGGCATCTTTGGCATTGACCATCGCTGGCTGCTGCCCAGCTGCGCGTTACTCGGCGCTTGCTTGCTGCTGCTGGCCGACGTGGCTTCACGGTTTTTAATGCCGCCGCAAGAAGTACCGGTGGGTGTGATGACCGCCCTCATTGGCACGCCCTTCTTTATTTATTTGGCGCGACGCAAGATGACTAGCCAATGA
- a CDS encoding FecCD family ABC transporter permease produces MTKSTVLLLSLLLAASAGLSLCLGSFPTPPLEVLGALTAPQNSDITFIIWELRLPRIALAILVGAAQAMAGAILQSIVRNPLASPDVIGITSGAALAAVLFLALLSAHVSIHWLPFAAMLGALISALLVISLSWKNGISPSRMVLVGIGLAAATGAGTTLLIVISDDAAAMTAYVWLTGSLYAAQWKDVEGILPWLLVSVPICLAFARHADAMALGDSVAEGLGVPILRSRMILLACSVALAGAAVAFAGGLSFVGLIAPHLAVRLVGRNMARLVPASALVGALIVLYADLLGRVAFLPKDLPAGIFVAGIGAPFFVYLLHRTRQQR; encoded by the coding sequence ATGACTAAATCCACTGTGCTTTTGCTAAGCCTGTTACTAGCGGCTAGCGCCGGACTTTCGCTATGTTTAGGCAGTTTTCCAACGCCGCCGTTAGAGGTGCTAGGTGCCCTAACAGCGCCGCAAAATAGCGACATTACCTTTATCATTTGGGAACTGAGGCTACCCCGCATTGCGTTGGCAATACTCGTTGGTGCCGCCCAGGCGATGGCGGGGGCTATTCTGCAAAGCATTGTGCGTAACCCGCTGGCCTCTCCCGATGTGATTGGTATTACCAGCGGCGCGGCGCTAGCGGCAGTGCTTTTTTTAGCGTTACTGAGCGCCCATGTCAGTATTCACTGGCTACCTTTCGCGGCCATGCTAGGCGCGCTTATATCAGCGCTGCTGGTGATTAGCCTCAGTTGGAAAAACGGCATTAGTCCATCGCGCATGGTGCTGGTCGGTATCGGCCTGGCGGCAGCCACTGGCGCGGGTACCACGCTGTTGATTGTGATCAGCGATGACGCTGCCGCCATGACCGCCTACGTATGGCTAACCGGCAGCCTGTATGCCGCGCAGTGGAAGGATGTGGAGGGGATATTGCCGTGGCTCTTAGTGTCGGTGCCCATCTGCTTGGCCTTTGCGCGTCATGCCGATGCCATGGCACTGGGTGACAGCGTTGCCGAAGGGCTGGGAGTGCCTATTTTGCGTAGCCGGATGATATTACTGGCCTGTAGCGTGGCGTTAGCCGGGGCCGCGGTGGCCTTCGCCGGTGGCTTAAGCTTTGTAGGTCTGATTGCGCCCCACCTAGCGGTGAGGCTGGTGGGGCGTAATATGGCACGGCTAGTGCCCGCCTCTGCGCTGGTCGGCGCGCTGATCGTACTGTACGCCGACTTGCTTGGCAGAGTGGCCTTCTTACCGAAAGACCTACCTGCAGGTATTTTCGTGGCAGGTATCGGCGCGCCCTTCTTTGTTTATCTATTGCATAGAACCCGCCAACAACGTTAG
- a CDS encoding TonB-dependent receptor: MRIKNRLVFWPTVTLAGLVAVSQAHAQSTAVADSQSSRGGSDQTMVVTASRTNATKDDSPQTVRIITKEEIDQQLQISSDSSQVLSNLLPSYSPARQKMSGSGETLRGRTPLILIDGIPQSNPLRPTGREAHTIDFSMVEQIEVIQGANATNGVGAAGGVINLITKRPEPGSYNQHAEVRVTTPTSELDSDTLSYETNYGVSGNTGDIDYLFSASVEKQGLFLDGSGDAVGVDNTQGDLMDSRSYDFLGKVAYWIDDNQRLQLTLNHFDIEGQNNYVSVTGDRANGVVTTSERGTPEGDVPYNRVWTTGLSYDHYDLAGMRLSAQVFYQDYEALFGATNSGTFQDPAIAPVGSFYDQTLATTSKFGTKVSLTKDDLFSDRLSLTGGFDTLFDETEQYLYQSDRTYVPSTEYTDLSPFIQAEFRPIDSLLLSAGARYEYAKLDIGGYQTVAANNGVEVEGGAPSFNETLYNAGVVWKPVDNWSLFANYSEGFVIPDVGRALRGISTPGQSVNSIDNLRPIVTDNVETGVRFENGRLAAELSYYESSSEFGSRLTEIDDVFFLSREETEIKGLEASVDYQFTEQHSGRVAYSRMEGRFDSNEDGSLDSKLSGLDVSPDRLVASWSANWTDELSTFVQANYAFDETFDEEDREFDGYVLMDAAVGYKLPVGQVNVGVANLLDEQYVTYYSQSALVNDERYFAGRGRTVTFGYRLDF, from the coding sequence ATGCGCATTAAGAATCGACTAGTGTTTTGGCCAACGGTAACACTCGCTGGTTTGGTCGCTGTAAGTCAGGCCCACGCGCAAAGTACGGCTGTAGCTGATTCACAAAGTAGCCGTGGTGGCTCGGATCAAACAATGGTCGTGACCGCCTCACGAACTAATGCGACGAAAGACGATTCACCGCAAACAGTGCGCATTATCACTAAAGAGGAAATTGATCAGCAGCTGCAGATTTCCAGCGATTCATCGCAAGTACTAAGCAACCTGCTGCCGTCCTATTCGCCTGCCCGCCAGAAGATGAGCGGCAGTGGTGAGACGCTACGCGGCCGCACGCCGCTGATTTTGATTGACGGTATTCCCCAGTCTAATCCGCTACGTCCCACAGGGCGTGAAGCGCATACCATCGATTTTTCCATGGTTGAGCAAATTGAAGTCATTCAAGGCGCCAACGCGACCAATGGCGTTGGGGCGGCGGGTGGCGTGATTAACCTGATTACCAAGCGCCCGGAACCAGGTTCCTACAACCAACATGCAGAGGTTAGGGTGACAACCCCTACCAGCGAGCTGGATAGCGACACGCTGAGCTATGAAACGAATTATGGCGTGAGTGGCAATACCGGCGATATCGATTATCTCTTCTCGGCGAGCGTCGAGAAGCAGGGGCTTTTCCTCGACGGTAGCGGTGATGCTGTCGGCGTCGATAACACGCAGGGCGATCTGATGGACTCTCGCTCCTATGACTTTTTAGGCAAGGTGGCCTACTGGATCGATGATAATCAGCGCCTGCAATTGACCCTGAATCATTTTGATATTGAAGGGCAAAATAATTACGTCAGCGTGACGGGTGACCGTGCTAACGGTGTGGTAACCACCTCTGAGCGTGGAACCCCAGAGGGCGATGTGCCTTATAACCGCGTGTGGACGACGGGGCTGAGTTACGATCACTACGATCTCGCTGGGATGCGCTTAAGTGCTCAGGTGTTCTACCAGGACTATGAGGCACTGTTTGGCGCGACCAACTCCGGGACCTTCCAAGACCCCGCTATTGCGCCAGTGGGTAGTTTTTATGATCAAACGTTGGCGACGACTAGCAAATTTGGTACCAAAGTATCGCTGACTAAGGATGATCTATTTAGCGACCGGCTCTCGCTGACCGGCGGCTTTGATACGCTGTTTGATGAAACGGAGCAGTACCTGTATCAATCTGACCGTACCTATGTGCCGTCGACAGAGTACACCGATCTTTCGCCTTTCATTCAAGCCGAGTTTAGGCCCATCGATTCGCTGCTTTTATCCGCTGGCGCCCGCTATGAATATGCCAAGCTAGATATCGGTGGCTACCAGACCGTTGCGGCTAACAATGGCGTTGAGGTCGAAGGTGGTGCCCCCAGCTTTAATGAAACGCTGTATAACGCCGGGGTTGTGTGGAAACCCGTTGATAACTGGAGCCTCTTCGCCAATTACTCCGAAGGGTTTGTGATCCCAGATGTAGGGCGTGCACTGCGTGGTATTTCGACACCCGGACAGTCGGTCAATAGCATTGATAACCTTCGCCCCATCGTCACCGATAATGTTGAGACCGGCGTACGTTTTGAGAACGGGCGCTTAGCGGCTGAGCTAAGCTATTACGAATCGTCCTCTGAGTTCGGCAGCCGCCTGACGGAAATCGATGATGTCTTCTTTTTGAGCCGCGAGGAAACCGAGATTAAAGGGCTAGAAGCCTCGGTGGATTATCAATTTACCGAGCAGCATTCCGGCCGCGTGGCCTACTCACGTATGGAAGGGCGTTTTGACAGTAATGAGGACGGTAGCCTAGATTCCAAACTGTCAGGGCTTGATGTGTCGCCGGATCGCCTGGTCGCCAGCTGGTCAGCGAATTGGACGGATGAACTCTCGACGTTTGTACAGGCAAACTATGCCTTTGATGAAACCTTTGACGAGGAAGATCGTGAGTTTGATGGCTATGTGCTAATGGATGCGGCGGTGGGATATAAACTGCCGGTCGGTCAGGTCAACGTGGGCGTGGCCAACCTGTTAGACGAGCAGTACGTCACCTACTATTCACAAAGCGCGCTGGTTAATGACGAACGCTATTTTGCAGGGCGCGGCAGAACCGTGACCTTCGGCTATCGTTTGGATTTCTAA